A single window of Cellulomonas sp. NTE-D12 DNA harbors:
- a CDS encoding alkaline phosphatase family protein, whose amino-acid sequence MNRTTIGGAAALAVVALVVSASAASAEPTRGGRAPQQHVLLLSVDGLHQSDLDWYVRQHPGSALARLVHTGTSYTQASTPVPSDSFPGMVGQVTGGNPKTTGVYYDDTWNRALLPAGTTSCTGVAPGAEVSYTEAADRNQSALDAGQGLSGLPGSILSMTGTPATLLDPATLPVDPTTCAPVYPHQYLKVNTVFEVAKQAGLRTAWSDKHPAYEILSGPSGKGIDDLFTPEINSDATGYAAGADWTKDNAATQQYDGYKVQAVLNEIDGYDHARTTKVGAPAVFGMNFQSVSTAQKLPKSDGLAGGYLADGVTPGPLLSKALDFVDASVGSFTHEIDRQGLKGSTTVILSAKHGQSPTDPAALTRVPDGPIIDGINAAWTAAHPGAGDLVVFSTDDDIMQLWLSDRSAAATDFVKAYLTSHTAAGNTITGAARTVSSSGLTSVYAGADAAAFYGVAVSEANHPDVVGIVQHGVVYTGGKGKIAEHGGADAQDRHVPLVVSGTATRHGSSSAPVETTQIAPTILTLLGLDPDALQAVRAEHTAVLPGVEGARG is encoded by the coding sequence ATGAACCGGACGACGATCGGCGGGGCCGCCGCGCTCGCGGTGGTGGCGCTCGTGGTCAGCGCCTCCGCCGCCAGCGCGGAACCGACCCGCGGTGGCCGTGCGCCGCAGCAGCACGTGCTGCTGCTCAGCGTGGACGGGCTGCACCAGAGCGACCTGGACTGGTACGTGCGGCAGCACCCCGGGTCGGCGCTCGCCCGCCTGGTGCACACCGGGACCAGCTACACCCAGGCCAGCACGCCGGTGCCGTCGGACTCCTTCCCCGGCATGGTCGGCCAGGTGACGGGCGGCAACCCGAAGACCACCGGCGTGTACTACGACGACACCTGGAACCGGGCGCTGCTGCCCGCGGGCACCACCAGCTGCACCGGCGTGGCGCCGGGCGCGGAGGTCTCGTACACCGAGGCCGCGGACCGCAACCAGAGCGCCCTCGACGCCGGTCAGGGCCTGTCCGGCCTGCCGGGCAGCATCCTGTCGATGACGGGCACGCCCGCCACGCTGCTCGACCCGGCGACGCTGCCGGTGGACCCGACGACCTGCGCGCCGGTGTACCCGCACCAGTACCTCAAGGTGAACACGGTGTTCGAGGTGGCCAAGCAGGCGGGGCTGCGGACCGCCTGGTCGGACAAGCACCCGGCGTACGAGATCCTGTCCGGCCCGTCCGGCAAGGGGATCGACGACCTGTTCACGCCCGAGATCAACAGCGACGCCACCGGCTACGCCGCCGGTGCCGACTGGACCAAGGACAACGCCGCGACGCAGCAGTACGACGGCTACAAGGTGCAGGCCGTGCTCAACGAGATCGACGGCTACGACCACGCCCGCACGACGAAGGTCGGCGCGCCCGCCGTCTTCGGCATGAACTTCCAGTCGGTGTCGACGGCGCAGAAGCTGCCGAAGTCCGACGGGCTGGCCGGTGGCTACCTCGCCGACGGCGTGACGCCCGGGCCGCTGCTGAGCAAGGCGCTCGACTTCGTCGACGCGTCGGTCGGGTCGTTCACGCACGAGATCGACCGGCAGGGGCTGAAGGGCAGCACCACGGTGATCCTGTCCGCCAAGCACGGGCAGTCGCCCACCGACCCGGCGGCGCTGACCCGCGTGCCGGACGGGCCGATCATCGACGGCATCAACGCCGCGTGGACGGCGGCGCACCCCGGTGCCGGTGACCTGGTGGTCTTCTCGACCGACGACGACATCATGCAGCTGTGGCTGTCCGACCGGTCGGCCGCCGCGACGGACTTCGTCAAGGCGTACCTGACCAGCCACACCGCGGCGGGGAACACGATCACGGGTGCCGCGCGGACGGTCTCGTCGTCCGGTCTGACCTCCGTCTACGCCGGTGCCGACGCCGCGGCGTTCTACGGGGTCGCGGTCTCCGAGGCGAACCACCCGGACGTCGTCGGCATCGTGCAGCACGGCGTCGTCTACACCGGCGGCAAGGGCAAGATCGCCGAGCACGGTGGCGCCGACGCGCAGGACCGGCACGTGCCGCTGGTCGTGTCCGGGACCGCGACGCGCCACGGGAGCAGCAGCGCACCGGTGGAGACGACGCAGATCGCGCCGACCATCCTCACGCTGCTCGGGCTCGACCCGGACGCGCTGCAGGCCGTGCGAGCCGAGCACACCGCGGTGCTGCCGGGCGTGGAGGGCGCTCGCGGCTGA
- a CDS encoding PLDc N-terminal domain-containing protein: MTGSWLPTLVVLAALAFWVYALVDFSRTPERDVATFPRSVWLVLLVLGSVVGAVAWFAVGRPAPRRPH; encoded by the coding sequence GTGACCGGTTCGTGGTTGCCGACGTTGGTGGTGCTCGCCGCGCTCGCGTTCTGGGTCTACGCGCTGGTCGACTTCAGCCGCACGCCGGAACGTGACGTCGCCACGTTCCCCCGGTCCGTCTGGCTGGTGCTGCTGGTGCTCGGCAGCGTGGTCGGCGCCGTGGCCTGGTTCGCGGTCGGCCGGCCTGCGCCGCGACGCCCGCACTGA